One Deltaproteobacteria bacterium genomic region harbors:
- a CDS encoding zinc-ribbon domain-containing protein, which produces MKFSCDSCNAQYMIADEKVGARGVKVKCKKCSHIIIVKPAAREETPAPNNKPAATDHSTAASQKMSATTANTPASAESNPAFNSSSNTSNPFGSVFSAAGTSANEGAGSDSAGMDAGIVGGTTSNDFGSSSFQNAGFGSSASSFDTSPSMPDLAAESAANSSGMSTSPYAATDNSQRFSANANFSASSQSYDNSQNYQSEGSDFDLGALSPNVRAPSQVQQSPGEKEWYIAIDDSQIGPIDLAEVEQRWDAEELDEESLAWKAGMADWLPLTEIPELTYLITQRPHTKSQARANFSSAAANTATASSTGTIMVPSSGVTFGGETSDEEISWKPSAASALSSLVQEELVAANNPPSPAPVASASNNPYEMDMPSFGANELFSSKSNSSSRASVAAVAPRVDSFGGAPMPSWSVPVTPKHTSHAKWMIPLFSFFGLAILGLLGFLVWQQMHMPKQVIVQAPIQSNATNAVSDNTKSAGSKAVAANVDNTKKPAADDDDSEASSDKANGKASTKGEGRRKNVLGRNKNREPRGAGKHETTTRADDDEDSPRPTPRANPKSGSRDPLADIDTPSNKPAAKESLTKQDVMSAVKRSAATVAPCLKDARANNEIQPGKVVFTLNWVIRPDGSVARPVMKGPANVLNTSLPSCFSTVMKRWRFPASQRELPISNFPFGPITIH; this is translated from the coding sequence ATGAAGTTTTCCTGCGATAGCTGTAATGCCCAATACATGATCGCCGACGAAAAGGTCGGAGCTCGTGGTGTTAAAGTAAAATGTAAAAAATGCAGCCATATCATTATTGTGAAGCCTGCTGCTCGTGAAGAGACACCAGCGCCTAATAATAAGCCCGCTGCCACTGATCATTCTACGGCTGCGTCCCAAAAAATGTCGGCAACTACTGCAAATACGCCTGCTAGTGCTGAATCAAACCCTGCTTTTAATTCGAGCAGTAATACTAGCAACCCGTTTGGTTCAGTTTTTTCTGCTGCGGGTACATCGGCAAATGAAGGGGCTGGATCCGACTCTGCTGGTATGGATGCAGGAATTGTTGGTGGTACAACAAGTAACGATTTTGGCAGTTCAAGCTTTCAAAATGCTGGATTTGGTAGCTCTGCCTCATCATTTGATACCTCCCCATCAATGCCAGATCTTGCGGCTGAATCTGCTGCAAATAGTTCTGGTATGTCAACTTCTCCCTATGCAGCAACTGATAATAGCCAGAGATTTTCAGCTAATGCTAACTTTTCAGCTTCATCGCAATCTTACGATAATTCACAGAATTATCAAAGCGAAGGTAGTGATTTCGATCTAGGTGCACTATCTCCAAATGTACGGGCTCCTTCGCAAGTGCAACAATCTCCAGGTGAGAAAGAATGGTATATTGCCATCGATGATTCGCAAATCGGCCCGATTGATCTTGCTGAAGTCGAGCAACGTTGGGATGCTGAAGAACTTGATGAAGAAAGTTTGGCCTGGAAAGCTGGTATGGCTGATTGGCTTCCATTAACCGAAATTCCTGAGTTAACTTATTTAATTACCCAGCGTCCGCATACAAAATCTCAAGCTCGTGCGAATTTCTCAAGTGCTGCGGCCAACACAGCTACGGCAAGCAGTACTGGCACTATTATGGTTCCTTCTTCAGGTGTTACCTTTGGCGGTGAAACTTCTGATGAAGAAATTAGTTGGAAACCGTCAGCGGCTAGTGCTTTATCGTCTTTAGTTCAAGAAGAGTTAGTTGCTGCCAATAATCCACCAAGCCCTGCGCCTGTAGCTTCTGCTTCTAATAATCCATATGAAATGGATATGCCTTCCTTTGGGGCTAATGAGTTATTTTCGTCGAAGAGCAATAGCAGTAGCAGAGCTAGCGTTGCTGCTGTTGCACCACGGGTTGACTCATTTGGTGGCGCTCCAATGCCTTCGTGGTCCGTACCGGTAACACCCAAGCATACAAGTCACGCTAAGTGGATGATTCCGCTATTTAGTTTTTTTGGCTTGGCTATTCTTGGGTTGCTTGGATTTTTAGTATGGCAACAAATGCATATGCCAAAACAGGTTATTGTGCAGGCTCCTATTCAGTCAAATGCAACAAATGCAGTTTCTGACAACACAAAATCTGCAGGTTCAAAAGCGGTTGCGGCTAACGTAGATAATACCAAGAAACCAGCAGCAGATGATGATGATTCCGAAGCATCATCTGACAAGGCAAACGGCAAAGCATCCACAAAAGGTGAGGGCAGGCGCAAAAATGTTCTAGGACGCAATAAAAATCGCGAACCTCGTGGAGCTGGCAAACATGAGACAACCACACGAGCAGATGATGATGAAGATTCGCCGCGCCCCACACCGCGAGCTAATCCTAAATCCGGTAGTAGAGATCCACTAGCTGATATCGATACACCAAGTAACAAACCAGCAGCTAAAGAATCGCTTACCAAACAAGATGTTATGTCTGCAGTTAAGCGCAGTGCCGCTACGGTTGCTCCATGCTTAAAAGATGCTCGCGCAAATAATGAAATCCAACCAGGTAAAGTGGTTTTTACTCTTAATTGGGTGATTCGTCCTGATGGTTCGGTTGCGCGGCCAGTAATGAAAGGTCCTGCGAACGTTTTAAACACATCGCTACCTAGTTGTTTTTCAACAGTTATGAAGCGATGGCGTTTCCCTGCATCACAGCGCGAATTACCTATTTCGAATTTCCCATTTGGTCCGATAACAATTCATTAA
- a CDS encoding co-chaperone GroES, with amino-acid sequence MAQKFRPLHDRLLIKRIEGEERTAGGLIIPDTAKEKPQQGEVLAVGNGKRGDDGKVTPLEVKVGDRVLFGKYSGSEIKLDGIESLILREEEVLGIIEG; translated from the coding sequence ATGGCACAAAAATTTCGTCCACTTCATGATCGCCTTCTTATAAAACGCATTGAAGGTGAAGAGCGTACCGCAGGTGGGCTAATAATTCCTGATACCGCTAAAGAGAAACCACAACAAGGTGAAGTTCTCGCTGTTGGTAACGGCAAACGCGGTGATGATGGTAAAGTCACTCCACTTGAAGTTAAGGTGGGTGATCGGGTTCTGTTTGGCAAATATTCTGGCAGTGAAATTAAGCTTGATGGTATCGAGAGTCTCATCCTGCGTGAGGAAGAGGTTTTAGGGATCATCGAAGGTTAA
- the mtnP gene encoding S-methyl-5'-thioadenosine phosphorylase, whose amino-acid sequence MLNIGIIGGSGLYQIEDVANVRQLNLETPFGNTSDSLTVGELNGAQLIFIPRHGRGHSLTPSEVPYRANIFALKSLGVNWLISVSAVGSLREELPPGTIVLPNQYIDRTLNRQRTFFSKGLVAHVSVADPTCQNLRKAIVNAANNVGSSIKSGATYVCIEGPAFSTRAESNLYRSWGADIIGMTSIPEIYLAREAEIHYATIAIVTDYDCWKVGTEAVQADIVIENFKKNVDNVKKILSTIVPEIEAIDSIKEECRCTQALAGAILTDHTQIDPQIGETLAPLVKNYL is encoded by the coding sequence ATGCTGAATATCGGGATAATCGGCGGTAGTGGTCTATATCAGATTGAAGATGTAGCCAATGTACGTCAACTTAATCTTGAAACGCCATTTGGGAACACTTCTGATTCGTTAACTGTTGGAGAATTAAACGGCGCACAATTGATTTTCATTCCTCGCCATGGTCGTGGACACTCTTTGACCCCAAGCGAAGTTCCCTACCGTGCTAATATTTTTGCGCTGAAAAGCCTTGGAGTTAATTGGTTAATTTCAGTATCGGCAGTGGGTTCACTGCGTGAAGAATTGCCTCCAGGTACAATAGTACTACCGAATCAATATATCGATCGTACTTTAAACAGACAGCGAACCTTTTTTAGCAAGGGATTAGTTGCTCATGTATCCGTAGCTGACCCAACATGTCAAAATCTGCGTAAAGCAATAGTGAATGCGGCTAATAATGTTGGATCATCAATAAAAAGCGGTGCTACTTATGTTTGTATTGAGGGTCCGGCTTTTTCAACACGCGCTGAATCTAATCTGTATCGCTCATGGGGTGCTGACATAATAGGTATGACTAGCATACCTGAAATATATCTAGCGCGAGAAGCCGAAATACATTACGCCACTATTGCTATAGTTACTGACTATGATTGTTGGAAAGTCGGTACCGAAGCTGTGCAAGCTGATATAGTAATAGAAAACTTTAAAAAAAATGTAGATAACGTTAAGAAAATCCTATCTACAATAGTACCAGAAATTGAGGCTATAGATTCTATTAAAGAAGAATGTCGCTGTACTCAGGCTTTAGCGGGCGCCATTCTCACCGACCACACTCAAATCGATCCCCAAATAGGCGAAACCTTAGCGCCATTAGTTAAGAACTACCTATAA